The genome window GCGCTGGCCAAAGAGCCGGGGCAGCGCTACGCAACGGCCGACGCCCTGGCGGCGGACCTGAGACGGTACCTGGCCGGCGAGCCGGTGGCGGCGCAGCCGGCGACAGCGGGGTATCGGGCCCGCAAGTTCGTCGCCCGCCACCGGACGAGTGTGACTGTAGCCGCGCTCCTGAGCCTGGCGCTCCTCGTCGGCCTCGGGTCGGTCCTCTGGCAGGGGCGGATCGCAGCCCTCGAGCGGGACCGGGCCGAGGCAGCGGCCGACCAGGCCACGGCCGTCACGGCGTTTCTCCGCTCGACGCTCGCCGCGGCCAAGCCCCGCGAGGGCCAGGCGGTGCCGCCCTCCGAACTGCGCATCGTGGACGCCCTGCGCCCGGCCGCCGCGGCCGCCGCCGACGCGTTCCCGGAGCAGCCCGAGGTCCGCGCGGCGGTCCTTCACACCCTCGGCGAGACCTACCTCGAACTCGGCCTCTACGACGAGGCCGAGGCCCCGCTCCGTGCGGCGCTCGCCCTGCGCGACTCGTTCCACCTCGGCCCTCACCCGGAGCGCATCGAGACCCTGGATGCCCTCGGCCTGCTCGGCCTGTGGGAGCCCACCATCACCGGAGCCGACTCGTTCTACCTGCGCAGCCTCGACCTGCGCCGCCAGCGCTACGGGCAGCAGAGCGCCGAGTACGCCGTCGGGCTCGCGCGGCAGACCGAGCGCCTGCTGGAGTACGGAGATCCTGCCGAAGCGGTCGCCGTCGCTGAAGAGGCCGTCGGCGCGGCACTCGCCGCGGCGGGGCCTCGGTCCGAGGCTATGGGCGAGGCGCTCTTCGTGCTCGGCACCACGCGGATGCGCGTCGAGCGCTACGCCGCGGCCGACTCGGCGCTGAGCGCGCTGCTCAACCTCGCCCTCGAAATCACCCCGCCCTCCGACCCCCGGCTTGGGGAACTGCATGCCGTGCTCGGGGCCACGCGGATTTTGCGGGGCCAGCCCGAACGTGCTGAGCCGGTGCTGCGCCGCGTGCTCGACTTCCGCACGGCGCGCTACGACCCCGGCCACCCGTACCTCGCCGAAGCGCAGCAGCTCTACGCCATCGTGCTCGCCGAAGAGGGCCGCTACGGCGAGGCCGAGCAGCTTCTCCGCACCGCCCTCCCAACGCTCGCCACGGGCAACCCGTACTCCTTCAGTGCCCCCCTCGCTGTGGCCGAGCTAGCCGCTGTCGGGGCCGCGCAGGGACGCCCGGTGGCGCTCGACAGCCTGCGCGCGGCCGTCGACGCGCTCGGCGAGAGCCTGGGGCCGGAGCACGCCTGGACGCGCCGCGCGGCCGGTCACCTCGCTGCGGTGCAGCGCAGCCCCTGACACCCCCTCGGCACCCCGACTCCGTAGCTTAGAGACTGTTTGGTGAGCAGCCGGAGGCGAGAGCGTGCGAGTGGGGCGGCGGCTAGGAGCCTGAAGCAGATGATGCACGAGCATCAGCGATGCCAGGCGACACCGCCGCCGTGCCTGCGCAGCCGCTCGTAGCCCGGAAGTCGT of Bacteroidota bacterium contains these proteins:
- a CDS encoding tetratricopeptide repeat protein, producing the protein TTATDVYALGVVLYELLAGQRPYDVAGLSPSEVERTICDTAPTRPSAAIQAAERPVDRSLRGDLDTIVLKALAKEPGQRYATADALAADLRRYLAGEPVAAQPATAGYRARKFVARHRTSVTVAALLSLALLVGLGSVLWQGRIAALERDRAEAAADQATAVTAFLRSTLAAAKPREGQAVPPSELRIVDALRPAAAAAADAFPEQPEVRAAVLHTLGETYLELGLYDEAEAPLRAALALRDSFHLGPHPERIETLDALGLLGLWEPTITGADSFYLRSLDLRRQRYGQQSAEYAVGLARQTERLLEYGDPAEAVAVAEEAVGAALAAAGPRSEAMGEALFVLGTTRMRVERYAAADSALSALLNLALEITPPSDPRLGELHAVLGATRILRGQPERAEPVLRRVLDFRTARYDPGHPYLAEAQQLYAIVLAEEGRYGEAEQLLRTALPTLATGNPYSFSAPLAVAELAAVGAAQGRPVALDSLRAAVDALGESLGPEHAWTRRAAGHLAAVQRSP